A single genomic interval of Ischnura elegans chromosome 3, ioIscEleg1.1, whole genome shotgun sequence harbors:
- the LOC124156567 gene encoding phospholipase A2 hemilipin-like isoform X2: protein MLLRALLAGFVSGEMTRCRLVLLLLAVASVGLATLRPPRLPSPPWRDRRPRLFDWGAEDAEAERVGEEAIGGMLDGWERLVTGVGATVGGVVDRVREGVDRVRKGVGDVAEGVQRAVSGAAHDAGDVIGSVTNAANPAIFPGTNWCGVGDRASRHNETGVFKLADACCRDHDSCPDSIGAGESKHGVKNEGLYTVSLCKCDRAFYRCLKDSDSIVAQNIGFMFFNILKLKCFTYDYPLTCKKESSAHHCEEYNAKSTAKKVWQLVDNPSY from the exons ATGTTATTACGCGCA CTGTTGGCTGGGTTCGTGTCGGGGGAAATGACGAGGTGCCGTCTGGTCCTGCTGCTGCTGGCGGTGGCGTCCGTTGGCCTCGCCACCTTGAGACCCCCTCGTCTTCCGTCTCCGCCGTGGAGGGATCGGCGGCCGCGCCTCTTCGACTGGGGTGCCGAGGATGCGGAGGCAGAGCGAGTCGGTGAGGAGGCGATCGGCGGGATGCTGGACGGGTGGGAGCGGCTGGTGACGGGCGTGGGTGCGACCGTCGGCGGCGTGGTGGATCGGGTGCGGGAGGGTGTGGATCGGGTGCGGAAGGGCGTGGGGGACGTGGCGGAGGGGGTGCAGCGGGCCGTGAGTGGAGCGGCACACGACGCCGGAGATGTCATCGGGAGCGTGACCAACGCCGCCAATCCCGCCATCTTCCCTG GGACGAATTGGTGTGGAGTGGGGGACCGGGCCAGCCGCCACAACGAAACGGGCGTGTTTAAGCTGGCGGATGCCTGCTGCCGCGACCACGACTCTTGCCCAGACAGCATCGGAGCCGGAGAGAGCAAGCACGGGGTGAAGAACGAGGGATTGTACACCGT GTCCCTCTGCAAATGCGACCGAGCATTTTACCGCTGCCTGAAGGACAGCGATTCCATCGTTGCCCAGAACATTGGCTTCATGTTCTTCAACATTTTGAAGCTAAAGTGTTTCACCTATGACTATCCGCTGACGTGCAAGAAGGAATCATC
- the LOC124156567 gene encoding phospholipase A2 hemilipin-like isoform X3, which produces MLLAGFVSGEMTRCRLVLLLLAVASVGLATLRPPRLPSPPWRDRRPRLFDWGAEDAEAERVGEEAIGGMLDGWERLVTGVGATVGGVVDRVREGVDRVRKGVGDVAEGVQRAVSGAAHDAGDVIGSVTNAANPAIFPGTNWCGVGDRASRHNETGVFKLADACCRDHDSCPDSIGAGESKHGVKNEGLYTVSLCKCDRAFYRCLKDSDSIVAQNIGFMFFNILKLKCFTYDYPLTCKKESSAHHCEEYNAKSTAKKVWQLVDNPSY; this is translated from the exons ATG CTGTTGGCTGGGTTCGTGTCGGGGGAAATGACGAGGTGCCGTCTGGTCCTGCTGCTGCTGGCGGTGGCGTCCGTTGGCCTCGCCACCTTGAGACCCCCTCGTCTTCCGTCTCCGCCGTGGAGGGATCGGCGGCCGCGCCTCTTCGACTGGGGTGCCGAGGATGCGGAGGCAGAGCGAGTCGGTGAGGAGGCGATCGGCGGGATGCTGGACGGGTGGGAGCGGCTGGTGACGGGCGTGGGTGCGACCGTCGGCGGCGTGGTGGATCGGGTGCGGGAGGGTGTGGATCGGGTGCGGAAGGGCGTGGGGGACGTGGCGGAGGGGGTGCAGCGGGCCGTGAGTGGAGCGGCACACGACGCCGGAGATGTCATCGGGAGCGTGACCAACGCCGCCAATCCCGCCATCTTCCCTG GGACGAATTGGTGTGGAGTGGGGGACCGGGCCAGCCGCCACAACGAAACGGGCGTGTTTAAGCTGGCGGATGCCTGCTGCCGCGACCACGACTCTTGCCCAGACAGCATCGGAGCCGGAGAGAGCAAGCACGGGGTGAAGAACGAGGGATTGTACACCGT GTCCCTCTGCAAATGCGACCGAGCATTTTACCGCTGCCTGAAGGACAGCGATTCCATCGTTGCCCAGAACATTGGCTTCATGTTCTTCAACATTTTGAAGCTAAAGTGTTTCACCTATGACTATCCGCTGACGTGCAAGAAGGAATCATC